A portion of the Cellulophaga algicola DSM 14237 genome contains these proteins:
- a CDS encoding DoxX family protein, with protein sequence MQKKLFNEIGLALLRIVPSVIMITHGIPKFQKLISGNLKFQDPIGIGEAPSLFLAVIAELVCPILIIIGFKTRWAALPTAITMGVAAFISHGSDALKEKELALLYLTFFVVIMLVGPGKYSIDKK encoded by the coding sequence ATGCAAAAAAAACTATTTAATGAAATAGGACTTGCGCTACTTCGCATAGTTCCTTCGGTTATAATGATAACACACGGTATTCCCAAATTCCAAAAATTAATTTCAGGGAATCTAAAATTTCAAGATCCTATTGGCATAGGAGAAGCACCATCTTTATTCTTGGCTGTAATTGCAGAGCTAGTTTGTCCTATACTCATAATTATAGGTTTTAAAACAAGATGGGCAGCACTACCAACAGCAATTACTATGGGCGTTGCTGCTTTTATATCCCACGGTTCAGATGCACTAAAAGAAAAAGAATTAGCACTACTCTACCTTACGTTCTTTGTGGTTATTATGCTAGTTGGTCCAGGAAAATACAGTATCGATAAAAAATAA
- a CDS encoding type I restriction enzyme HsdR N-terminal domain-containing protein, whose product MQVLNFPAYDFRFKNSENKVYIFDVVRKKFVVLQPEEWVRQHIVHYIISEKKYPLSLVNVEKQLKVNGLVKRYDVVIFNSDGTIKVLIECKAPEINITQTVFDQIARYNMQLKAEYLMVSNGLSHFYCEMDFQEEKYSFLVDIPEFSR is encoded by the coding sequence ATGCAAGTATTAAATTTTCCTGCTTATGACTTCCGGTTCAAAAATAGCGAAAATAAAGTCTATATTTTTGATGTTGTCCGTAAAAAATTTGTGGTTCTTCAGCCCGAAGAATGGGTTAGACAACACATTGTACATTATATAATATCAGAAAAAAAATACCCTTTAAGCCTTGTTAATGTTGAAAAACAACTGAAAGTTAATGGTTTAGTAAAACGATACGATGTTGTTATTTTTAATTCTGATGGTACTATAAAGGTTTTAATAGAATGTAAAGCTCCAGAAATTAACATTACACAAACTGTTTTTGATCAAATTGCCAGATATAACATGCAACTTAAAGCGGAGTATTTAATGGTGAGCAATGGGTTGTCTCATTTTTACTGCGAAATGGATTTTCAGGAAGAAAAGTATTCTTTTTTGGTTGATATTCCTGAATTTAGCCGTTAA
- the holA gene encoding DNA polymerase III subunit delta: MDEVKKIVSDIKARNIKPIYFLMGEEAYYIDKLSEYIENNVLAEEERGFNQMTLYGKDVTIDDIISNAKRYPMMAEHQVIIVKEAQHLSRSIDNLAAYAENPQPTTVLVICYKYAKLDKRKKVYKAVQKAGVLFESKKLYENQVADWIRKVLAGSGYGITPKAAILLVEFLGTDLSKINNELEKLKLVIPKTEEITPQAIEENIGISKDYNNFELKKALGERNVMKATRILNYFAQNPKDNPFILTITLLNSFFTQLLQYHGLKDHNPKTVASVLGVSPYFVGEYKIAAKNYPMKKVSMIISHLRELDVKGKGVGANLSQEDLLKELLVKIM; this comes from the coding sequence ATGGATGAAGTAAAAAAGATTGTTAGCGATATAAAAGCAAGGAATATAAAACCTATTTATTTTTTAATGGGTGAAGAAGCTTACTATATTGATAAGCTTTCTGAATACATTGAGAATAATGTTCTTGCTGAGGAAGAACGTGGGTTTAATCAAATGACCTTATATGGTAAAGATGTAACGATTGATGATATTATAAGCAATGCTAAGCGCTATCCAATGATGGCAGAACATCAAGTTATTATTGTTAAAGAAGCACAACATTTATCTAGATCTATAGATAATCTAGCCGCTTATGCAGAAAACCCACAGCCAACCACAGTTTTAGTTATTTGCTATAAATACGCAAAACTTGATAAACGAAAAAAAGTATATAAAGCGGTTCAAAAAGCAGGGGTACTTTTTGAAAGTAAGAAATTATATGAAAATCAAGTAGCTGACTGGATACGTAAAGTTTTAGCAGGTAGTGGCTATGGAATAACCCCTAAAGCGGCAATTCTTTTAGTAGAATTTTTAGGTACAGATTTAAGTAAAATCAATAATGAATTAGAAAAACTTAAATTAGTTATTCCTAAAACGGAAGAAATTACACCCCAGGCAATAGAAGAAAATATAGGAATTAGTAAAGATTATAATAATTTTGAACTTAAAAAGGCATTAGGAGAACGTAATGTAATGAAAGCGACACGCATTTTAAATTATTTTGCTCAAAACCCTAAAGACAACCCTTTTATTTTAACTATTACTTTATTGAATAGTTTCTTTACTCAGTTATTACAATATCATGGTCTGAAAGACCATAATCCAAAAACAGTGGCTAGTGTTTTAGGCGTAAGTCCTTATTTTGTAGGAGAATATAAGATTGCAGCTAAGAACTACCCAATGAAAAAAGTAAGTATGATCATTTCGCATTTGCGAGAATTAGATGTAAAAGGTAAAGGGGTAGGCGCAAATTTATCACAAGAAGATCTACTGAAAGAACTTCTTGTGAAAATCATGTAA
- a CDS encoding alpha-ketoacid dehydrogenase subunit alpha/beta, with protein MKVNLQDNNDISFEDFKEQILNDYEIAVLSRECSLLGRREVLTGKAKFGIFGDGKELPQLAMARSFKNGDFRSGYYRDQTFMMALGHLNAKQFFHALYATTDIKKEPMSAGRQMGGHFVTPSLNEDGTWKDLTAQTNSSADISPTAGQMPRLLGLAQASKIYRHVKGIDATKFSKNGNEVAWGTIGNASTSEGHFFETINAAGVLQVPMVISVWDDNYGISVHARHQTTKEDISEILKGFQRTEKDKGYEIFKVNGWDYTALIHAYENAADIAREEHVPVLIHVKELTQPQGHSTSGSHERYKSEERLEWERQNDCNKRFREWILEIGIATDDELKVIEKEIRKNVRVAKKEAWNEFLDSHRQAKLDLLVLLDNVSAGSPNKVFITRIKNDLIAIDEPIKKDIASKARRALRYLIGEDTSAKNELIAFIDTYYKEVQPKFSSHLYSELPNNALSIEEVKAVYDSEAEKVDGRIILKENFDKLFTNYPEALIFGEDTGAIGDVNQGLEGLQKKFGELRIADTGIREATIVGQGIGLALRGLRPIAEIQYLDYLLYGLQTLSDDLATLLYRTVGKQKAPLIIRTRGHRLEGIWHSGSQMGGIINLLRGMYILVPRNMVKAAGFYNTLLKSDEPAIVIESLNGYRLKEDLPNNLGEICTPIGVVETVKEGNDLTVVSYGSTLRIVLQVAQELKEVGIDIEVIDAQTLLPFDIRKDVVESVKKTNRLLVVDEDMPGGCSAYLIQEIVENQGAYEYLDSAPQTITAKAHRPAYSTDGDYFSKPNAEDIFEKIYGIMHEAQPRKFLKLK; from the coding sequence ATGAAAGTAAATCTGCAAGACAATAACGACATTTCTTTTGAAGACTTTAAGGAACAAATTCTTAATGATTATGAAATCGCTGTATTAAGCAGGGAGTGTAGTTTATTAGGACGCCGAGAAGTACTAACGGGGAAAGCCAAATTTGGAATTTTCGGAGATGGAAAAGAATTACCACAATTAGCAATGGCTCGTTCCTTTAAGAATGGCGATTTTAGAAGTGGCTATTATAGGGATCAAACATTTATGATGGCTCTTGGTCATTTAAATGCAAAACAATTTTTCCATGCTTTATATGCTACTACAGATATAAAGAAAGAACCTATGAGCGCTGGTCGCCAAATGGGAGGGCATTTTGTTACGCCAAGTTTAAATGAAGATGGTACTTGGAAAGATTTAACGGCACAAACAAATAGTAGTGCAGATATTTCACCCACAGCTGGTCAAATGCCTAGATTATTAGGATTAGCGCAAGCATCAAAAATATATAGACACGTAAAAGGTATTGATGCTACTAAGTTTTCCAAAAACGGAAATGAAGTAGCTTGGGGAACAATAGGGAATGCCAGTACTAGTGAAGGACATTTCTTTGAAACTATTAATGCAGCGGGGGTACTACAAGTACCAATGGTGATTAGTGTTTGGGATGATAATTACGGGATATCTGTTCATGCTAGACATCAAACAACCAAAGAAGATATTTCTGAAATTTTAAAAGGTTTTCAAAGAACAGAAAAAGATAAAGGTTACGAGATATTTAAGGTTAATGGTTGGGATTATACCGCATTAATTCATGCTTATGAGAATGCCGCAGATATTGCAAGAGAAGAACATGTTCCTGTTTTAATCCATGTAAAAGAATTAACACAGCCTCAAGGGCACTCTACTTCAGGTTCTCATGAAAGATATAAGAGCGAAGAACGTTTAGAGTGGGAACGCCAAAATGATTGCAACAAACGTTTTAGAGAATGGATTCTTGAGATAGGTATTGCTACAGACGACGAGTTAAAAGTAATAGAAAAGGAGATTCGTAAAAATGTTAGAGTCGCAAAGAAAGAAGCTTGGAATGAGTTTTTAGATTCTCACAGACAAGCTAAGTTAGATTTATTGGTACTGTTAGATAATGTTTCTGCAGGTAGTCCTAATAAAGTATTTATCACGCGAATAAAAAATGATTTAATTGCTATAGACGAACCAATTAAAAAGGATATAGCTTCTAAAGCTCGAAGAGCACTGCGCTACCTTATTGGGGAAGATACGAGTGCTAAAAATGAACTAATTGCTTTTATTGACACCTATTATAAAGAGGTTCAACCAAAATTTAGTTCACATTTATATAGTGAATTACCTAACAATGCCTTAAGTATTGAAGAGGTTAAAGCTGTTTATGATTCGGAAGCCGAAAAAGTAGATGGTAGAATTATATTAAAAGAAAATTTTGATAAGCTGTTTACGAATTACCCTGAAGCATTAATCTTTGGGGAAGATACGGGAGCTATTGGTGATGTAAATCAAGGATTAGAAGGACTCCAAAAGAAATTTGGTGAATTAAGAATTGCAGACACAGGAATTCGTGAAGCAACAATTGTAGGGCAAGGTATCGGGTTGGCATTAAGAGGTTTACGTCCTATTGCTGAAATACAATATTTAGATTATTTATTGTATGGTTTACAAACGTTAAGTGATGATTTAGCAACCCTGCTTTACAGAACTGTTGGAAAGCAAAAAGCACCATTAATCATCAGAACTCGTGGACACCGTTTGGAAGGTATTTGGCATTCCGGCTCACAGATGGGAGGTATTATTAATCTTTTAAGAGGAATGTATATTCTTGTACCTCGTAACATGGTGAAAGCAGCAGGTTTTTATAATACTTTATTGAAGAGTGATGAGCCTGCAATTGTTATTGAAAGTTTAAATGGGTATCGCTTAAAAGAAGACTTACCTAATAACCTAGGTGAAATTTGCACCCCTATAGGTGTTGTAGAAACAGTAAAGGAAGGTAATGATCTTACCGTAGTTTCTTATGGTTCTACCCTTAGAATTGTACTACAAGTTGCTCAAGAGCTTAAAGAAGTAGGTATTGATATTGAAGTGATTGATGCGCAAACGCTGCTTCCTTTTGATATTAGAAAAGACGTTGTAGAAAGTGTTAAAAAAACAAATAGATTACTGGTAGTAGATGAAGATATGCCAGGAGGTTGTTCTGCATATTTAATTCAAGAAATTGTTGAGAATCAAGGAGCTTATGAGTATTTAGATAGTGCTCCACAGACAATAACGGCAAAAGCACATAGACCAGCATACTCAACAGATGGGGATTATTTTTCTAAACCAAATGCAGAAGACATATTTGAAAAAATATATGGCATTATGCATGAAGCTCAACCTAGGAAATTTCTAAAATTAAAATAG